A window of the Mucilaginibacter sp. cycad4 genome harbors these coding sequences:
- a CDS encoding HAD family hydrolase has product MESFLNKLKDITTLIFDVDGVLTDGSVFVTEAGEQSRAFNIKDGYALQLAVKCGYNVCAISGSRSKSAMYRLNSLGIQDVYMGTHTKSQRFKIYLEEKSIIATNVLYMGDDIPDLEVMKLAGLPVCPADAVEEIKAVSAYVSPYGGGKGCARDIIEKVLKVQDKWMSKQAYSW; this is encoded by the coding sequence ATGGAGTCATTCCTGAATAAATTAAAAGATATTACTACCCTCATTTTTGATGTGGATGGTGTTTTAACCGACGGGTCTGTTTTTGTAACGGAAGCGGGCGAACAAAGCCGTGCTTTTAATATTAAAGATGGTTATGCGCTGCAACTGGCCGTTAAATGCGGGTATAATGTTTGCGCAATATCGGGCAGCCGCTCAAAAAGCGCCATGTACAGGTTAAACAGCCTTGGCATCCAGGATGTGTATATGGGCACACATACCAAATCGCAAAGGTTTAAGATCTATCTTGAAGAAAAAAGCATTATCGCTACCAATGTATTATACATGGGCGATGATATCCCCGACCTGGAAGTGATGAAGCTTGCAGGCCTGCCTGTTTGCCCTGCCGATGCTGTTGAAGAGATCAAAGCGGTTAGCGCCTACGTATCGCCCTATGGCGGCGGCAAAGGCTGTGCCCGCGATATCATTGAAAAAGTGCTCAAGGTTCAGGATAAATGGATGAGCAAACAGGCGTATAGCTGGTAG
- a CDS encoding Maf family protein, protein MDSSATNTIPNKVSPAGGDLEGAAIPPVILASKSPRRQELLRLMDIDFRVVLKEVDESFPDGLTPAEVALHIARKKAEAFDETVGDEVVLTADTIVCIDGLILGKPETRAHAIEMLQMLSGRVHQVITGVCLLYKGHYNNFYDLTEVLFRKLSDAEISNYVDKYQPLDKAGSYGIQELIGLTGIERIEGSYTNVVGLPTQKVYAQLLSLSK, encoded by the coding sequence ATGGATTCATCAGCTACAAACACAATACCAAACAAAGTCTCCCCTGCCGGGGGAGATTTAGAGGGGGCTGCTATTCCCCCTGTAATCCTCGCATCAAAATCGCCAAGGCGGCAGGAGCTGCTCAGGCTTATGGATATTGATTTCAGGGTTGTGCTTAAAGAGGTTGATGAGTCATTTCCCGATGGGCTTACCCCAGCAGAGGTGGCCTTGCATATAGCCCGCAAAAAAGCCGAAGCATTTGACGAAACAGTAGGGGACGAGGTTGTGCTTACTGCCGATACCATAGTTTGTATTGACGGCCTCATACTGGGTAAACCCGAAACCCGCGCACATGCTATCGAAATGCTGCAAATGCTATCGGGCCGTGTACACCAGGTTATTACCGGTGTATGCTTGCTGTATAAAGGGCATTATAACAATTTTTATGATCTTACTGAGGTGCTCTTCCGCAAACTTTCTGATGCTGAGATCAGCAATTATGTAGATAAATATCAGCCGCTTGACAAGGCAGGATCATACGGCATCCAGGAACTGATAGGCCTGACAGGCATTGAACGCATTGAAGGTTCTTATACCAATGTTGTTGGCTTACCTACCCAAAAGGTTTATGCACAATTGCTTAGCTTAAGCAAATAG